The following are encoded in a window of Sorex araneus isolate mSorAra2 chromosome 11, mSorAra2.pri, whole genome shotgun sequence genomic DNA:
- the ZNF32 gene encoding zinc finger protein 32 isoform X1 gives MFGFPTATLLDCHGRYAQNVAFFTYWCILHDFPLILPDVMTEAHHKYDHSEATGSSSWDFQNSFRRERLEQKSPDSKALQEDSPGVRQRVYECQECGKSFRQKGSLTLHERIHTGQKPFECTHCGKSFRAKGNLVTHQRIHTGEKPYQCKECGKSFSQRGSLAVHERLHTGQKPYECAICQRSFRNQSNLAVHRRVHSGEKPYRCDQCGKAFSQKGSLIVHIRVHTGLKPYACAQCRKSFHTRGNCVLHGKVHTGETPYLCGQCGKSFTQRGSLAVHQRSCSQRLTL, from the exons ATGTTTGGATTTCCAACAGCTACCCTGCTGGACTGTCATGGAAGATATGCCCAGAATGTAGCATTTTTCA CATATTGGTGCATCTTACATGACTTCCCTCTCATTTTACCAGATGTGATGACAGAAGCACACCACAAATATGATCACTCTGAGGCCACAGGATCCTCAAGCTGGGATTTCCAGAATTCTTTCAGAAGAGAGAGGCTGGAACAAAAATCCCCAGATTCTAAGGCATTACAGGAAGATTCACCTGGAGTGAGACAGAGGGTCTATGAGTGCCAGGAATGTGGAAAATCCTTCAGGCAAAAAGGTAGTCTAACATTACATGAAAGAATCCACACTGGTCAAAAGCCCTTTGAGTGTACTCACTGTGGAAAAAGCTTCAGGGCCAAAGGCAATCTTGTTACACATCAAAGAAtacacacaggagagaaaccctatCAGTGCAaggagtgtgggaaaagctttagTCAACGGGGTAGTCTGGCTGTTCATGAACGACTACACACTGGACAGAAACCCTATGAGTGTGCCATTTGTCAGAGAAGCTTCAGGAATCAAAGTAACCTTGCCGTTCATAGAAGAGTTCACAGTGGTGAGAAGCCCTATAGATGTGATCAGTGTGGAAAAGCCTTCAGTCAGAAAGGAAGCTTAATTGTACACATCAGAGTCCACACAGGCTTGAAACCATATGCCTGTGCACAGTGCAGGAAGAGTTTCCACACCAGGGGGAATTGTGTTCTACATGGAAAAGTCCATACAGGAGAGACACCCTATCTGTGTGGAcaatgtgggaaaagcttcacTCAGAGAGGGAGTCTGGCTGTACACCAGCGAAGCTGCTCTCAAAGGCTCACTCTTTGA
- the ZNF32 gene encoding zinc finger protein 32 isoform X2, which yields MFGFPTATLLDCHGRYAQNVAFFNVMTEAHHKYDHSEATGSSSWDFQNSFRRERLEQKSPDSKALQEDSPGVRQRVYECQECGKSFRQKGSLTLHERIHTGQKPFECTHCGKSFRAKGNLVTHQRIHTGEKPYQCKECGKSFSQRGSLAVHERLHTGQKPYECAICQRSFRNQSNLAVHRRVHSGEKPYRCDQCGKAFSQKGSLIVHIRVHTGLKPYACAQCRKSFHTRGNCVLHGKVHTGETPYLCGQCGKSFTQRGSLAVHQRSCSQRLTL from the exons ATGTTTGGATTTCCAACAGCTACCCTGCTGGACTGTCATGGAAGATATGCCCAGAATGTAGCATTTTTCA ATGTGATGACAGAAGCACACCACAAATATGATCACTCTGAGGCCACAGGATCCTCAAGCTGGGATTTCCAGAATTCTTTCAGAAGAGAGAGGCTGGAACAAAAATCCCCAGATTCTAAGGCATTACAGGAAGATTCACCTGGAGTGAGACAGAGGGTCTATGAGTGCCAGGAATGTGGAAAATCCTTCAGGCAAAAAGGTAGTCTAACATTACATGAAAGAATCCACACTGGTCAAAAGCCCTTTGAGTGTACTCACTGTGGAAAAAGCTTCAGGGCCAAAGGCAATCTTGTTACACATCAAAGAAtacacacaggagagaaaccctatCAGTGCAaggagtgtgggaaaagctttagTCAACGGGGTAGTCTGGCTGTTCATGAACGACTACACACTGGACAGAAACCCTATGAGTGTGCCATTTGTCAGAGAAGCTTCAGGAATCAAAGTAACCTTGCCGTTCATAGAAGAGTTCACAGTGGTGAGAAGCCCTATAGATGTGATCAGTGTGGAAAAGCCTTCAGTCAGAAAGGAAGCTTAATTGTACACATCAGAGTCCACACAGGCTTGAAACCATATGCCTGTGCACAGTGCAGGAAGAGTTTCCACACCAGGGGGAATTGTGTTCTACATGGAAAAGTCCATACAGGAGAGACACCCTATCTGTGTGGAcaatgtgggaaaagcttcacTCAGAGAGGGAGTCTGGCTGTACACCAGCGAAGCTGCTCTCAAAGGCTCACTCTTTGA